AACCCTTTTTGGTCGTGCCCTTTCACTGTCCCACGAACTCCTTGTTGGTCCGGTAGAATTTCAGCACGGCACTGATCCAATCGTACGGGGCACTGCGGTAGTATTGCTTTGCGAATTTCACGTAATCTTCGGTGGTGTCTACCTTTTCATGCCCCATCCAATCTTTTACATCCCAGATATCCCAGTGGTTTGTCTCGATCTTGGTTCTGATAAGTCTGGCTATTGCGCACCAGTGCCTCCAGAGATACGGATGAAAACCTGGGTACGAGTCTCCGATGAAATCTTTGAGGAAGCTGCTGAGGTGTTGTGTTGACGTGAATGGTTTGCCATTCTTCTGCAGGTACAGGAAGTTTCCTGA
Above is a window of Candidatus Thermoplasmatota archaeon DNA encoding:
- a CDS encoding site-specific integrase — translated: MLTHSFHLGWRPSELIVQRVDDVYLKDGYLIITETKKYNQPRQIWPDSILMTGRQKKSFKNYIECWRPQVANEHSGNFLYLQKNGKPFTSTQHLSSFLKDFIGDSYPGFHPYLWRHWCAIARLIRTKIETNHWDIWDVKDWMGHEKVDTTEDYVKFAKQYYRSAPYDWISAVLKFYRTNKEFVGQ